The genomic segment cagactaagaaaaaaggagagaagggctgggcatggtggctcacacctgtaatcccaggactttgggaggccaaggtgggcagatcaccagatcaagagatcaagaccatcctggccaacatggtgaaaccccatctctacttaaaaaaaattacaaaaattagctgggcatggtggcgtgcgcctgtagtcccagcaacttgggaggctgaggcaggagaatttcttgaacccaggaggcggacattgttgcaccactgcactccagcctggcgcccagagacagagcaaaactgtgtctcaaaaaaaaaaaagaaagaaagaaaagaaaagaaaaagaaaaaagcagagaagaTCCACAttaataaaatcagagataatgAAAGAGACATTACACCCAACACTGCAGAAATCAAAgaatcattagtggctactatgagcaacaatatgcaataaattggaaaatctagatgAAATTAACAAATTCCTAGACttatacaacctaccaagattaaaccatgaagaaatcaaaaacctgaacagatcaacaacaaatgagataaaaacaataataaaaagcctcccagcaaagaaaaaccCAGGACCTAATGGCTTCACTGCCACATTCTACCAAACagttaaagaactaataccaatacTATTCAGACtgttccaaaaaatagaggaggagggaatacttccaaacttattctGCAAAGCCAATATTACCTTGTtaccaaaactaaacaaagacacatcaaacaaaaaaaaaagctacaggtTAATGTCCCTGATGGAAACTGATGCAAATATTCTCAAcagaatactagcaaactgaattccaCAACACTTTAAAGTGATTATTTATATTATGATGAAGTGGGGTTTATCACAGGGATGCAAGTATGCTTCAATATAtgtaaatcaatcaatgtgatacagcATGTCAACGGAATGAAGAACAAAACCCTATGCTCATTTCAACTGATGATgaaaaagcacttgataaaattcgacatctctttatgttaaaaaaaaaaactcaaaaaattgggaacagaaggaacatacctcatcATACTAAAAGCTATATATAAGAGACCCACAGCTAATAttctgaatggggaaaaactgaaagccattcctttaagatctggaacacaagAATGGTCAttttcaccactgctattcagATCATACTGGATGTTCTACTAGAGCAatgagacaagagaaaaaaaagaaacccaaattggtaaagaagtaaaattatccttgtttgcagatgacataatcgaAAGATCTAAAGATTACACCAAAAAACTATttaaactgataaattcagtaaagttgcaggataaaaaaatcaacagacaaaattcaatggcatttctatataccaacagcaaacaatctgaaaaacaaatcaagaaaatactcccatttacaatagctacaaataaaatgcaatacCTAAAAATTAACTTATTCAGTCAAGTGAAAGATCtctctacaatgaaaattctaaaactctgatgaaattgaaaaagacactcaaaaatggaaagagagtcagaaccaagatggccgattaggagcagctcaggattgtagctcccagtgaaagcgcagagggtgagtggatgccgcatttccagatggatttttattgcccacagaccaggagattcccaggtggaggagccacACGGGTCAACAGTGCAACCAGCACAGCTACTTTGCTTTTGCCCCTAGGCAGCAGTTCTTTGTACAAAATACACAGGCCCgggcaccattttagctggtgattggagcttcaggaaggcagagtcacccattcatctgattaaaaagagGATTGAAACAGGGAGCtgggccaggagattcccaggcaaaaaaaaaacactgcaaatctcagcactgctgtttcagctggtgcagtgggtcaccaCACAGGAAATCATacagatcctggcaccttttcaacaggcaactggaacacctgggagaaagTCAACCgttcaactaaaaataaaaggctctGAGTCAGGGCACAAGGTGATCTGGCTTGACTgatcccacctccacaaaaaaaaacagcaattggaaacgctctgggttgagagtttcacagcaagcacagctgaacccactAAGGTCCAGGTCTGTGGGGAAAGGGCGTCTGCCATTAtggaggcactccaccactacagagctagtctgccattgctgaggcaggccatcattgctgaggcaacccaccaCTACAGAGAGAGCCCACCATTAAAGAGGTGGGCTGGctttgccaaggcagttctatctatacccatataaacagaactgtagggaagttcacacagcagctgggcggagcccacagcagctcagcaaagctgctGCAGGcagactaggctgcctcctcactgggcagagcagccctgatgaaaaggcagcagcacaacggaaactcataaataaagccctaactacccaggacagagcaccgggagaaaagaaaagtggggtgagggagggggttatgagttctgctgcagcagacttaaacgtacctgcccagcagctctaaatgaaCAATAAAGATCACAGCTCTGCACTTCAGCTCATATAaaggacagattgtctcctcaagcagctccctgaccctgtatatccaaagagtcacctcataaaggagaggtcAGACTGACATCAGGTGGGTATCCTTCaaggacaaagatagcagaagaagaaactggcagcaacccttactgttctgcagctactgcaggtgatccccaggcaagcagggcctggagtggaccccagcagtcctacagcagaggggccagactgttcgaaggaaaactaagaaacagaaagaaataactacatcatcaacaaactggaggtccactcagagacccaatctgaaagtcaacaacttcaaagatgacaggtggataaattcacaaagataggaagaaaccagtaaaaaggatgaaagcacccgaaaccagaatgcctcttctcctacaaggaatcacaactcctcaacagcaagggaacaaggctatATGGAGAActagtgtgatgaaatgacagaatcaggtttcagaaggtgggtaataagaaaattctgtgagctaaaagaacatgttctaacccaatgcaaagaaactaagaacgttgaaaaaagatttgatgaaatgctaatgagaatggacaacttagagaggaatataagtgaactgatggagctgaaaaacacaacacgagaatttCGCAAAGCAtccacaagtttcaacagctgaattgaccaagcagaagacaggatatcagaggtcgaagatcaattcaaagaaataaaatgagagggcaagattagagaaaaaagggtaaaaaggaatgaacaaagtc from the Saimiri boliviensis isolate mSaiBol1 chromosome 4, mSaiBol1.pri, whole genome shotgun sequence genome contains:
- the LOC141584188 gene encoding putative uncharacterized protein encoded by LINC00596, yielding MTVVSNTALHIENLTESRSVAQAGVQWHNYGSLPGWSAVVQQCPPPGFKKFSCLSLPSCWDYRRTPPCPANFCNFF